The Rosa chinensis cultivar Old Blush chromosome 7, RchiOBHm-V2, whole genome shotgun sequence DNA segment atctgatttgtcTTTCATTTACTTTTACTGATAATTTGCGCACATACAGATGCCTTGCTTTTGTATTTTGTGCATCAGAAGTACCGAATTTGTACAGATACGGTTATTAGTCTCACATGTGGTAAGATGAATTTGCGCTTTTGATACCCTTATCACTATTTTGCAGGTGAAGTACCGGTTTCTTTCTCAAATTGATGAGATAGTAATCTGTACCGGTCTCTGACTAGCTGCTTATTCCGAGACTCATGTTGCAGATTCGGGCAAAACCATGCTATCAGGTCTTGCTTACCATGTTACATTCAGAAGACACATTCATAGTGTATGCCATCATCTTATCCTCATTTCATCCCAAAGGAACTTTTTGCATCCCAAATCCAGAGATTCATACCTAAGACATGGAAAGAAGGTATCAAACAGCTCGAGAAACCATCATCTATTTTAGAGCCAAGTTTACCAGTTGGTGATTCTATGATAGATTCTCTTCTTGCATCCATTAAGACTTATGCACGTGAAGGACATCTATCAGAAGCATTCAAAAGCCTGTCTCTTATTAAGTTCCATGCCTCTTCTAGTACATCTTGTGATGCAGTCTTACATTCcatctcttctcttcttttctcgtGCACCAACCATAAATCATTCCCACAGGGTAAACAGCTTCATGCACACATTATCAGATTGGGTCTTGAACAACACCCCATTTTGGTCCCCAAGCTTGTCACATTTTATTCGAGCTTTAATTCCCATATTGATGCTCATATTGTTGTTGAGAATTCCAATATATTGCATCCTCTACCTTGGAATTTGCTCATCTCTTCATATGTTAAAAATGAACTTCTGGATGAGGCTCTCACTACCTATGAACATATGGTCAATAAGGGGATTAGACCAGATTGTTTTACTTATCCATCTGTTCTCAAGGCTTGTGGTGAGAAGTTGGATATAGGTTTTGGGAAGGAGGTGCATAAGTCCATTGATGCTAGTTGTCAGGAGTGGAATTTGTTTGTGCATAATTCATTGGTCTCCATGTATGGAAAGTTTGGGCTTGTGGATGTTGCTCGTCAGTTGTTTGACATAATGCCCCAAAGGGATATAATTTCTTGGAATTCAATGATCTCCTGTTATGCCTCCAAAGGTATGTGGAATGAAGCATTTGAGCTGTTTGGAAAATTGCAGATGGAGGGTACTGAAGTAAGTATTATAACTTGGAATACCATAGCTGGAGGTTGCTTGAGAACAGGAAATATAAAGGGTGCTCTGGAGTTGCTTTCTCAAATGAGAGTTGGTGGTATTCAACTGGACTCAGTGGCATTTACGGTTGGGCTTAGTGCTTCTTCCCACATTGGAGCTATTAAGTTAGGGAAGGAGATGCATGGTTCTGCAATTCGTACTTGTTGTGATGGGTATGACAATGTCAGAAATGCATTAATTACAATGTATTCCAGGTGCAAAGATCTAAGTCATGCCTATACTTTGTTTCAATCGATAGAAGATAGGAGTATAGTCACTTGGAACTCCATTATTTCTGGTTATTCCCACATGGATCGAGCGGAGGAAGCTTCATTCATATTTAGAGAGATGTTGTGTTCTGGAATTGAACCCAATTACGTTACGATTGCCAGCATCCTGCCTCTTTGTGCTCGGGTTGCAAATCTTCAACATGGAAAGGAATTTCACTGCTACATTACAAAACGTGTTGTGTTTGATGATTATTTATTGCTGTGGAATGCTCTTGTGGACATGTATGCCAGATCAGGCAGGGTTATAGAAGCTAAAAGAGTATTTGATTCAATGAATAAGAAGGATGAGGTAACTTATACTTCCATGATTGCAGGATATGGAGTACAGGGTGAGGGAAAAGCTGCATTGAAGTTATTTGAAGAGATGAATAGTTTAAACATCCAACCAGATCATGTAACCATGGTTTCCATTTTATCAGCATGTAGCCATTCAGGACTTGTAATCCAAGGCCAAATTCTATTCGAAAGGATGGTGAGTATGTATGGTATAACTCCCGATTTGGAGCACTATGCTTGCATGGTTGATCTCTATGGGAGGGCTGGTCTATTACATAATGCAAAAGATATTATCAAAAGGATGCCTTACAAGCCAACTTCTGCCATGTGGGCCACTCTGATTGGAGCTTGTAGGATCCATGGAAATACAGAGATAGGGGAATGGGCAGCTGAGATGCTATTACAAATGAGACCTGAGAATTCTGGGTACTATGTCTTAATTGCTAACATGTATGCTGCTGCTGGTAGTTGGAACAACCTAGCTAGAGTGAGGACTTTCATGAGGG contains these protein-coding regions:
- the LOC112176800 gene encoding pentatricopeptide repeat-containing protein At1g71490, with the protein product MPSSYPHFIPKELFASQIQRFIPKTWKEGIKQLEKPSSILEPSLPVGDSMIDSLLASIKTYAREGHLSEAFKSLSLIKFHASSSTSCDAVLHSISSLLFSCTNHKSFPQGKQLHAHIIRLGLEQHPILVPKLVTFYSSFNSHIDAHIVVENSNILHPLPWNLLISSYVKNELLDEALTTYEHMVNKGIRPDCFTYPSVLKACGEKLDIGFGKEVHKSIDASCQEWNLFVHNSLVSMYGKFGLVDVARQLFDIMPQRDIISWNSMISCYASKGMWNEAFELFGKLQMEGTEVSIITWNTIAGGCLRTGNIKGALELLSQMRVGGIQLDSVAFTVGLSASSHIGAIKLGKEMHGSAIRTCCDGYDNVRNALITMYSRCKDLSHAYTLFQSIEDRSIVTWNSIISGYSHMDRAEEASFIFREMLCSGIEPNYVTIASILPLCARVANLQHGKEFHCYITKRVVFDDYLLLWNALVDMYARSGRVIEAKRVFDSMNKKDEVTYTSMIAGYGVQGEGKAALKLFEEMNSLNIQPDHVTMVSILSACSHSGLVIQGQILFERMVSMYGITPDLEHYACMVDLYGRAGLLHNAKDIIKRMPYKPTSAMWATLIGACRIHGNTEIGEWAAEMLLQMRPENSGYYVLIANMYAAAGSWNNLARVRTFMRDLGVRKAPGCAWVDVGDGFSLFLVGDTTNQLRNEIYLLLDGLNELMKDADYIREDFSSGYEVFE